The DNA segment TTCAAGAGCATCAGCATATATGTATTCGTTACAACGATCTATGTTGGCTTTATAATGTTCCTCAATTTTAATCACATTTATAGAATCATCTATCAATCTATCGGTATTTCGGTTTAGTACATTCTTGATAGGGGAGGGTACATCTAATTCATAGATCTGTTCACTGATAGATAGATTTTTATTTTTAATAAGATTTTTATTTTTAGATATTTTCTTTTTAGTGTTAACTTGAGGTTTACACGACCGTGTTAACTTTTGGTTTACACGGTCCGTGTTAACTTGAGGTTCACACGGTTGATTTTTTCTCCATGCAATTCGTTCTTTTGGCTTTGGATCAGGCAATCTACTTTCTCCAACCAACTGTAAACACTTATCAACCAATGGTTTAAAGTTATAAATGTTACTTTGGAATTCTCCTTTGTCATTAAACCTTTGCCCAACTTCAATTAGTTTTTTATCCAACAGAGAATTAATCATTTTAGTAATAGCATGACGTTTTACACCTAAATGATCACAAATTGTATCTTGGCTAGGATAAGGATCTCGTGCATCATGTTTGTATGTGAGAAGTATTGAAATAAATCCATACTCTGCATGGGTTATTCCTAATTTTCTATAGCTGCGTATTATTAAATTTGGTATTGCTGTAAAACCTTCATCAAGTATTGGTGTGCCCCACATTATTTCCAGTCTATTATTTTCCATACAAAAAAGACTCTCCCTTCATTTGGAAAAGCCTGCCGTTAGCCATCTATAAATTTAATAACCTAAATTTGCATGATATGACAAAAGAAAACATGAAAAAGCATAGTTTTCCTGTTGCAAAAATGCCTAAACTTAGATACAATTTAGATATAAATGATGATGGTCTGCCCTAAAGTTTGGTCGCTGTAGGGGCAGGCTTTTATTTTTGTTTTTTTTTATGTAAAATTTTTTCTCTTTTAATAATCATAGCACGATAGATTAAAAAATGACAATGCTATTTTGATAGATAACCATTATGTAATAGAACATAACCTACCGTGACGAGTTTTGAACCAAAGAAGCCGTGAGCCTAGTGCCAATGGCTTTTTTGTGCGGTATCCCCATGTCCTACAACTTATGAGCCTAGGATTAAGCCCATAGTATACCCCTATGGGGACTAAAATTTTAGTCCTCCCCAAAGATGTTTAAAGATGTTAAGCTCTATGTAAGCACTTAAGTTGCGTGCCCTTCAAACTTTTTTAAGCCTACAAACATTGGTATAGCAAGGTTTCAACAACGAAACCCAAAATATAAGTATATTCATTTTTTATTACGAAAACGAGAGTATTTGGGAGCATTTAGGGTGTAGGGCGTGCAGAATCACGTCTCATGCCCAAAGATTTTTTGCAAGTAAATATGCTAGCATAATTTCAAACTAATCAATTGTGAAATAAAGGGATTATAGCAAGTTAATTGAATGGGAATCTAGCGCTGTATTAATATTCCAAATTCGCACAAAAAATAATTTGTAAATTTATTTACAGGTGGTATGATGAAAGTATAACAAAATTTGTATTTTTTGCTAGAAAACGAACAAGGTAAGTGTTAGAATAAGAACAGACGTTCGATTCTTTGAGTAAAAAAATTAGCTATCTATATCTTGCTCTTCGTAGTAAAATAGATCGCCAACGTCGTATTTTTTATCAATACCTTTTTCGGTTGCAAATTGATTAAGTGTCTGAATGAGTTCAAACAGGGTGCTCATACGAATGCCTTTCATTCGATTGTTGACTAGATCAGAGATTGTACTTTTTCGAATACCACTATCGAGTGCAATTCGATATAATGACAAATCTAATTCTTCAAGAATCTCATTTAGTCTACAATGAATGCCGTTCATGCGTGATACCGTCCTTCGTATCTAGGTGTCTAAATTTTAATAGAGTAAGATAAGGCATTAGTCACGATTAACGTGCCTAAATTTCAAAACATATATTGCATAAACTGAAAAAAATTAGTAGATTAATAAGTATAAAAGTCGGAATGTTCATAAAAAAATAATCCCTCACCTTAACCACGACGAAAAGGTGAGGGGGTGTATCCTACGCTCGCTAAAGGATAGGATACTCTATTATACTATCAAAAATTGGACGGTTTTTCCATTATTTTTGAGGTGGATATAGAGCTAATCCTTTTGCGAGTAGGCATAGGATTAGCTTTTTATATTTTAAGGGGGGGGGGACGCACATTGACCTCTAATACAAAAACAAAACCTAACATCAATAGATTTGGAGAAGTGCTCAACGAAACAATCGAAAAATATAATTTAGTGAAACAAGATATAGCTGATTTTTGTAATGTTGATAGCTCGATATTTTCAAAGTTGAAAAATGGAGGGGAGAGTAGTTTTGAGAAAATATTACGCATAGTCAGGCGTATATGTGTTCTAACAGAACCTTCCAAAGAAAAAGAATTGATGTTAATCTATATTCAAGGGATAAGACAACCTAAAAATATCAAATGCGCAATGGAATATTCTGATACACATAATCAACTTGATGAATCCCAAATGTTGTGCGATAAAGCTTTTAAACTAGCTAATTGGGAGAATAAGTTAGATGAATTTGCCGAACTTTACTCCTTAAGGTTAAAAAGGAAAAGAAATAACATTGCTTTAGAAGAGTGGTATGAAGAAATAATAAAATGTAAACCAAAGACCGATGAAATGAAAACATTTAGATCTTTGTTAATAATGCTTTATTACCACGATTCTGGGAAGTATCATAAAATTTTAGATGCTGTTACAGAAGTGAGGGTTTCGATTGAGGAATTAGAAACTAACTACCTAAGGTTCTCTTTTGGAATGAGACTTAATCAACGATTACAGGCTGTATATTTACATAATATCTGTGATTTCGAAAAAGCGAGAACTCTTGCTATTGAGTCAAAAGAGAATCCTGTTGGTAGAAGGTTTGTTGCATACGCTAATTTAACAATTGGATTATCATATTTTCATGATAAAACAAGCTCTAACAAAGCAATTGAGTATTTACAAAAGAGCGTGGACATTTATCTAGAAATTGAGGAACATGATATCGCCATGACTATCCTTGAGAAAATTGATTTTATCAAAATATTTCACGGTATTGATATTTCGTTTGATACAATTAAACATCAACAAAATAAAGCTTTGTGGCTAATTTTAAACAATAAGCAAACAGACGGTTTAAAAATCCTTAATGATTTAGATATTTCAAAAGGAAAGAATCCTTTGCGTGAGTATATAAAAGGGTTAGCTACAAACGATGTAACATATTTTTGGGAATCATTAATTACGTATATCAACGAAAGAGGAGACCGTTTATACGGAATCCTCCCAAGAGACCAACTTCTTAAACTAGGAGAAAGAGAAATAGCAATTAACGGTTATTACGATACTAAAAAGGTAGGTGGACGAGGTGTTTAAAAAAACAGCATTAATAGCGACTATTGGATTCTCATTACTTCTAAGTCCAACAAGTACATCAGCGGACGAAAGTGATAAAACTGCAAATTTATTAATAAAAAATCCTAAAATTGAAATTGTTCACTTTAGTGGCGGCTCGGCAGATGAACCAGTCCCAGGAGATTAAAACCTAATATCAAAAATTCGTTATAAAGAAAGACGTAGCCTTTAAAAGGGTTGCGTCTTTCCGTGTTTTTGGGAGATTTGCCAAAATCTGATTAGTGCAAGAAAATGGCAAATATTATAAAAAAATAACAAGAGGAGTTGCTTCACATGGCAATGTCACTTCAAGACATGAACAAAAAAAGCGCAAAGGTTATTAAATTCCCAAATAAAAAAATAGATACAGAGTTAGACGAAATCTCAGCTAAAGCGTTTGAATTAATGGATCAAGATAAGTGGCGGCATACTGCATTTGAGGATTGTATAGGTTCGACAGATTCTATATTTAAAAGCAGAAAATAAAAATATAAAAGGGGTAATATTCTATGGGACAAAATAACGAAGTAATAAACATTGAAACAATGAAATATATAGCAGCAATTGTGACGGATAGCCACAAAGATAACAGCAAAGCAATTGAATTAGTCAAAGAAATAAAAGAAGCTGAAGCTGCCGTTTTGAGGTAGCCTCAGCGAGTTTATAGATCAGGGTGCTCTATTTTTACATAAGTTAAGACTTTATCCATTATTTCTTTTCTTCGTTCTGGGGGAAGTTTTTCTAATATGTCATACAATTCTTTCGTTTCTTCTTCAATTTTGATTTTTGTTTCAACTGTTAATTGAGGGTCATCAACTTTTCCCATCAAATAGTCAACTGTCACTTTAAAATGTTTTGAAATAACATCTAGCATTTCTACTGAAGTGCCACGTTCATTTCTTTCTATTTTTGAAATGTGTGATGGCGTCATCTCTAATATTACAGCCATATCACGTAATGAATACCCACGGGCATTACGAAGTTTTCTTATTCTATCACCACTTAACACAATACATTCCTCCTGAATGCTCAATTAATAACAATAGTGTATCAGAAAAGTTGTACTTTTAGAACACATTTAACTTAAAAATAAAATAATTTTATATAATCACTTGCAGAACATGGATAGGTATATTAAAATGTTCTTAAAGAACACGATAGAACAGGAGGCCTTTTAATTGAGAAATGAAATAGCGATTTTTCGAAAAAAAAAGGATTTAACACAACAGCAACTTGCTGAAATTGTAGGGGTTTCAGTTGGTCATATCTGTAAAATTGAAAACGGTCAGAAGAACGCTAGTCTGTATCTACTTTTGGATATAGCTGATGCTTTAGATACAACGGTCGGGGAGTTAATACCTGGCATTTTTTAGCGGTTTGTGTGTTCTTTTAGAACATTGATTACGTTATAAGGAGGTCAAACAATGCAACATCCATCAATAACAAGAACCGAACGAACAGGCTACCCACAACTTGAAGAACAACCCAAAAGAGACATTTACGATGAAGAAATCTTCTCAGGTGAAAGAGTGTGGCTAGATCCGAACAACGGTAATTTAATCCTTAAATGCAACTTAGCGAAGTACATAATGGAGCACTATGACTTTGACTTAGTGGAGGGGTAGCGTGAATATCCACACATTGGAAGAACATTCTAAGGCTGTTATAACAGCAAAAAAGCTAGGCATCTTCAACATATATGAGGATTCAAGGGTTCATCTTGATCAAGATGTTTTTACGAGATTAGTAGAAGAAAACAACTTGAACATACAAACCACAACAAGAGATTGCAATATCTTCCCACATGAAAAATCATTTCAACTAAACGGCATTAAATACTACTCACTTTTTTAAAGGAGCTGACAGTGTGAGGAAAATAAAAGCAAAAATAAATAAACTGCTAGATCAACAAGAAGCAAAAGGCATTGAAAAGTACGGACATACTCTTGAGGATTGTCCAGATAAGTACGACTGGAACATGATGGCGATGGAAGAATTAGTGGATGCGCTGCAATACCAAATGAAAGAGAATCTGAGACTTAAAAAACAACTTGGCTTTAACGAATATCAAGATCTTGCTTCAAGAACTGCAAATGAAGAACTAAATGGTCCACAAGCAATGTGTAACTACAGTATGGGAGCAGCAGGCGAAGCAGGAGAGGCGTTAGATATGATCAAGAAAATTGTTTTCCATGATCATGAATTAAATAGACATGAACTTGCTAAAGAGCTTGGAGATCAACTGTGGTACATTTCGCAACTTGCTAGATTGATAAATTTCTCCCTTGAAGATATAGCGACAATGAATGTGAACAAATTGAAAGCTAGATACCCTGAAGGCTTTTCTAGCGAAAGGAGTGTTAATCGTGAATCCTAGACATGTGGCTGCACACAATGGGTTAACAATTGATCGCGAAGACCTTCAAGTTATCACAATATATGAAACTGGCATTTCAAAAGAGCAAATTAAGGCACAAAACCAATATTGTAAGCGTTGGGGCTTGCTCGTGCAAAGTGAAAATGAAGCTGATTGGATTAAAAGCTTATGAGGAACAATTGGAATGGCAATGCGTTTACCGAGTTAACTATTCGTCGTCATAGAAAACTAGAATTAGTGAAGGCAATCCAAGAAAAAGAACGTAACGGATGGGAATGTATAGCTCCAATTGCCAAAACATCAAATCACAAGAAAGAATGGCAATTATCATTTAGTCCAAAAAGAGCCAACAAAAAGCATGAATATAGTGGGGTTGTTGAGGCTTATACCTACGTTGTCAAAATGCGAAGAATAGCTAATTAAACATAATTTGTATTGTGGTTACTAAAAAAGGTGGGGGTACATTATGAAATTCGGTTCGATAGATTGGTTTTACAAGCTAAATGAAATGGTGAGTTTCCCTGCAAAATTTGCTTTCTATTACAACAAGAGAGATAACGTTATTCAAGTTTCAAAGGTTAATAGCAAAGCTATGGTTGAAAATATTCGTTACAGAGATATAGAGCCTTCTCCATTACATTTTCATCCAAAAGAAACTGCATTAATTAAGGTAATAGAAATATCGTCAGATAAAGAGTATCACGATGAAATTGTACAACTTCAAGAAATATGGAGAACAAAATTTGCTGGATAGATTATATGAAACTCAAGAGTAACGCAGTCGATTAGCGAAAGGAGAGTACAAATGATTGAATCGCTAACCAAATTAAATGTCGGAGATAAAGTTTACTTTTTAGAAAATAATCCTGACACGTTCACAGTACAAGCAAAAAAAGAAAATTACATTGTGGCTACATCACATGAAGTAGCAGAAGGTATTGAATACACAATCATTGATACTGATAAAGGCATGTGCGGTCCACATGATCGAACGTTTAACGTTTACGATTTTGATAAAAAAGAGAGCATGGAAGAACTCATAGATCATTTAATTCAGAAAAGAAAAGGAATTACACTATCAAGACGACATAGTGCACCTGTAGCACTTGTTTTGAATTTACCAAAAACGACTCAACAGTTTATCAAATAATAATTAATCGACTTAATAAGCATGGAGTCGATTAGGAGGGAATGTAATGTCTGATTATAAATTATCAAAATCAGTAATGGAACGTTATGATATTAGGCTAGACAACTGGAGTTGCCAATGGGCGATAATTTCAATTAGTAATGATGGCGTATTTAATGCTCAAACAGATTGTGGTGATTTTTCTTATCGTTGGGGTTCGTTTGGGAATTGCTTCAAGTCATTTTTAATAGGTGTATTTAGTAAAGATACTCATTATTTATACAAAAAAATTCATGATAGTAACAAAACTAATCTTGTAGATGTTGAAAAGACTGTAAACAACATGAAAGAACGCATCCTTCAAAATCGCAGAGAAAATGGAAGTAGCACACCATATGTGATGAACGAACTGTCACCAGAGGAAGCAAGAGAATTATGGGATGAACTTGATAGTATACAAAGCTGTCATGGTGAGATCACTGGCGATGCATTTGCTTCAATTTTTTATCACGAATTACCTGATACAGCAAGAAGAAAGGAATTTGGAGACGAGTTTTGGCATGAAGATATATTAACCTATTCAACTGATAGACAAGCAGAAGCTTTCTGTGAAGTTGTTGCACCTATATTTGCTGAAATACTAAAAGAAGAACTTGCAGAAAAAGTAGCTGTTTAATTTAGGAGACTTAATAGCAATTCAGTTAATTTGGAGGGTGAAAAATGGAAAATGAAACACGATTAGATGAAATCATGAGTGTGGCTGTTAACTCAGCAAAAGATCAAGGTGTAGGCGTAACTGATAAAGTTCACTTAAATTTAGATGATTTTATGTTTTTGCATGGACTAGCTGAAAAAGCAGAAGAAACGACTGTAAAAGTTAAGTTCCAAAAAGAACTAGAGGTAGTTATTCAAGACGATGAAATTGATGAAGAAGATAGGTTGACATCTTTTACAATACTAGAATGCATGGGGTGTCATTGGATATTCAATGGAGATTGTGAAAGGTTTGGATATGGATTTACAAGTCAAAGTACACAAATTCCTAATTATTGCCCTATGTGCGGTTCTAAACTGGAAGGAGAAATAGAAGAAACCGAAGCTTAGTAACCACAATGATAGTTGTGTTTCCAACTTTTTATAAATTAGGGAGTGAATAAAGAATGATAAATCTTGGAGAAATGTTTAAAGCGTATTGTCCATCATGTAAATTCACCCTGTTTAGCAATAAAAGAAAAGGGAATGACCGTATGCAATTCGCATGTGCTTGCGGTTGTAATTTCTTATTGAGCAAGAATCATTGTCAGAAAGTATAAAAGGAGGATTACCTTATGAACGCACTTCATGAAGAAGAGCTTGAAAATATTGAAGAACAAAAACAAGGCTTTTCAATTACTGATATAGATAGCCTTAACTGGGCTTTTAGAAAAATCTCAGCATTAAAAGCGCAGCAAAGAAAAATTACTAAACTAGCAGATGCTGAACGGGAAAGAATTGACCAATGGGAAGAAAAGGAGTTACGAGACATAAATAATAGTCTCCAATTTTTCGAAACTCATATTTCTAAGTATCATGCGAACCAATTAGCTGAAAATCCAAAAGCTAAAACTATTAGTACACCTTACGGCAAAACAAAGGCTCGTAGTTCTAGTGAGCAAATTGACAAAGTTAATGAAGATACCCTTTTAAAGCACGTACAAGCTTCAAATTTGAACGATTATATCAAGCCAACATTAATGTGGGGAGAGTGGAAAAAATCTCTTAAAATCGTAGATATAAATGGTAAGAGGGTTGTTGTTGATGAATTAGGACAAAAAGTTGAGGGAATTTCTATTAAACAAGCAGATACCAAGTTTAGCGTGGAGGTGGAATGAGTTTGGAGGGGCATCGATTTGGTAGATGGGTACTCATCGAACGAGTTAACCACCCAAAATACAAAATGTGGCACTGTAAATGTGATTGTGGTAACGAAAAAGATGTTAATGAAAACAATTTAAAAAGAGGAAAATCCATTAGTTGTGGTTGTCATAGAAAAGAAAAGCTCCATAAATTGAAATCGGTTCATAACTGCGAGCCGAGGAAATTATACAATGTGTGGTTGGCTATGAGAAGACGATGTTACCTAGAAACAACGAGAGGCTATGAACATTACGGGGGCAGAGGAATTGAAGTCTCCGAGGTATGGAGGCATGATTTTGAAGCCTTTAGAGATTGGTCCTTATCTAACGGTTACAAAGAAGGTTTGTCGATAGACAGAATAGACAATGACGGTAATTATTCTCCTGAAAATTGTCGATGGGTAGATAGAAAAACTCAAAATAATAATAAGAGAAATGTTAGAAAGATTGAAATTAAAGGAGCTACAAAAACATTAGCTGAATGGGCACAAATCAGTGGGATTAAGCATAACACCTTGACTAGTCGCCTCGCGTACGGTTGGACAAATGAAGAACTATTAACTGAAACGGAAGGGAAGGGGACAAATGGGACAACAACTAAAAGAAAGATCAAATCTAAACCTGCATCAAAAGTTGGTTGAAGTACGAAAATCCGTCACATACCTCAAAAAAGAAGCTACTGGTCATCAATTTAACTACGTTAGTTCATCTCAAGTATTAGGTGCTATACGTCAAAAACTAGATGAGTTAGGCGTGTTACTTATTACAGAAATTGTTGATAAACGCCTGGTAGAACGAGAAACCACAACAAACAAGGGCAAGGCGGTCATTACCTATGAAATCTCATTAGATTTAAGAATGACTTGGGTCAATGCTGATAATCCAGAAGATAGGATACAGATTCCATTCTTTTCAATGGGATTAGACACAGGGGACAATTCAAAGGCTGTGGGAAAAAGCCTTACGTACGGCGAAAAATTCTTCCTTTTAAAACAATTCAACATAGCAACCGACAAAGATGATCCAGACGCATTTCAGGAACGAGCTGAAAATTATGTCCGTGAAGAAGCTAGTACAGACAATACAAATGAATTTTTAGCAATGGCTGATAAGTTCGCTGATTTGAGAAATCAAGATAGAAAAGCTGTTCTTGAAGCCTTGAAAATAAAGGATGCTACCAAATTAACAAAAGGTCAAA comes from the Cytobacillus sp. IB215665 genome and includes:
- a CDS encoding helix-turn-helix domain-containing protein codes for the protein MENNRLEIMWGTPILDEGFTAIPNLIIRSYRKLGITHAEYGFISILLTYKHDARDPYPSQDTICDHLGVKRHAITKMINSLLDKKLIEVGQRFNDKGEFQSNIYNFKPLVDKCLQLVGESRLPDPKPKERIAWRKNQPCEPQVNTDRVNQKLTRSCKPQVNTKKKISKNKNLIKNKNLSISEQIYELDVPSPIKNVLNRNTDRLIDDSINVIKIEEHYKANIDRCNEYIYADALEFSLEKTPGKIKNIKARLNNAVKKRIELQNVSQQKSVSAPIRKEIVPDWHGIEQQNDMNDSFTDEDINLLKKLADKGNKDAINKLEDIFRQ
- a CDS encoding helix-turn-helix transcriptional regulator, with product MNGIHCRLNEILEELDLSLYRIALDSGIRKSTISDLVNNRMKGIRMSTLFELIQTLNQFATEKGIDKKYDVGDLFYYEEQDIDS
- a CDS encoding AimR family lysis-lysogeny pheromone receptor, with the protein product MDIELILLRVGIGLAFYILRGGGRTLTSNTKTKPNINRFGEVLNETIEKYNLVKQDIADFCNVDSSIFSKLKNGGESSFEKILRIVRRICVLTEPSKEKELMLIYIQGIRQPKNIKCAMEYSDTHNQLDESQMLCDKAFKLANWENKLDEFAELYSLRLKRKRNNIALEEWYEEIIKCKPKTDEMKTFRSLLIMLYYHDSGKYHKILDAVTEVRVSIEELETNYLRFSFGMRLNQRLQAVYLHNICDFEKARTLAIESKENPVGRRFVAYANLTIGLSYFHDKTSSNKAIEYLQKSVDIYLEIEEHDIAMTILEKIDFIKIFHGIDISFDTIKHQQNKALWLILNNKQTDGLKILNDLDISKGKNPLREYIKGLATNDVTYFWESLITYINERGDRLYGILPRDQLLKLGEREIAINGYYDTKKVGGRGV
- a CDS encoding helix-turn-helix transcriptional regulator, with product MLSGDRIRKLRNARGYSLRDMAVILEMTPSHISKIERNERGTSVEMLDVISKHFKVTVDYLMGKVDDPQLTVETKIKIEEETKELYDILEKLPPERRKEIMDKVLTYVKIEHPDL
- a CDS encoding helix-turn-helix transcriptional regulator yields the protein MRNEIAIFRKKKDLTQQQLAEIVGVSVGHICKIENGQKNASLYLLLDIADALDTTVGELIPGIF
- a CDS encoding YqaI family protein → MQHPSITRTERTGYPQLEEQPKRDIYDEEIFSGERVWLDPNNGNLILKCNLAKYIMEHYDFDLVEG
- a CDS encoding nucleoside triphosphate pyrophosphohydrolase family protein, which produces MKENLRLKKQLGFNEYQDLASRTANEELNGPQAMCNYSMGAAGEAGEALDMIKKIVFHDHELNRHELAKELGDQLWYISQLARLINFSLEDIATMNVNKLKARYPEGFSSERSVNRES
- a CDS encoding host-nuclease inhibitor Gam family protein, yielding MNALHEEELENIEEQKQGFSITDIDSLNWAFRKISALKAQQRKITKLADAERERIDQWEEKELRDINNSLQFFETHISKYHANQLAENPKAKTISTPYGKTKARSSSEQIDKVNEDTLLKHVQASNLNDYIKPTLMWGEWKKSLKIVDINGKRVVVDELGQKVEGISIKQADTKFSVEVE
- a CDS encoding ERF family protein; its protein translation is MGQQLKERSNLNLHQKLVEVRKSVTYLKKEATGHQFNYVSSSQVLGAIRQKLDELGVLLITEIVDKRLVERETTTNKGKAVITYEISLDLRMTWVNADNPEDRIQIPFFSMGLDTGDNSKAVGKSLTYGEKFFLLKQFNIATDKDDPDAFQERAENYVREEASTDNTNEFLAMADKFADLRNQDRKAVLEALKIKDATKLTKGQIAKHMKTLEAWIEKAKNKAS